Proteins from one Bacteroides zhangwenhongii genomic window:
- a CDS encoding RagB/SusD family nutrient uptake outer membrane protein: MRKIYRTLLCGSLLLFSLGFSSCEDYLDKEADSTVSEEEAFKNFRNFQGFIEEIYNCIPDKEKNNYTTSWNWGDDEIFNPEGDSHMTHQVDLGNFRAWSTNNQCWLYRTGSDPTATYHPNSDGNAKFKHSLWPHAWYCIRKANIGIANLERLTEATDEEKNLIAGQLYFFRAWWHFEMMQYFGGLPYIDTVLSATEKMSLPRLSYQECADKAAADFRMAADLLPINWDNTTVGKQTAGKNDLRINKIMALGYLGKNYLWAASPLMEHGAQLGGSNTYNYNTEYAKKAAEAFGELLTLVESGQTQYALAQFDYSDIYNHTKSASASDSYSEIFYTTGQNWKMPGTTEAIFRGPSEDFNGSNWNMTKLWGPKIYGLVEHDNIIHQPTANYVNLYGMENGLPLSEDETKSGFRKNFPFRNRDARFYHDIVFDGFHYVNAAIPEADKEFLRYCTLYTGGAMRAVANASRTGYFIQKLVPHQANKYDGLYNWSGNLHTYLPYMRLADIYLMYAEACAAVDGAAGKSTNFGKTAEDAINTLRKRAGVGPVGGGEPGDEKGTLCPEYISNSQKFMDEVRRERAVELSFEGFRFNDLQRWLLLTEEPYTIKTSQEFERVENEDFYKNNDPAEAEVRNFREVTILKRVFGTKHYWFPLLDNDVYLYAEFPQNPGW, from the coding sequence ATGAGAAAAATATATAGAACTCTTTTATGCGGTAGCTTATTGCTCTTCTCGTTGGGATTTTCATCTTGTGAGGACTATCTGGACAAGGAAGCTGACTCTACCGTGTCTGAAGAAGAAGCATTTAAGAACTTTAGGAATTTTCAGGGGTTTATCGAGGAAATATACAACTGTATTCCTGATAAGGAGAAGAACAATTATACTACTTCCTGGAACTGGGGAGATGATGAAATATTCAACCCGGAAGGTGACAGCCACATGACGCATCAGGTCGATTTGGGTAACTTCCGTGCATGGTCTACCAATAATCAATGCTGGCTCTATCGTACCGGCAGTGATCCTACGGCTACTTATCATCCGAACAGTGACGGCAATGCTAAGTTTAAACATTCACTGTGGCCACATGCATGGTATTGTATACGTAAGGCTAACATTGGCATCGCTAATCTAGAAAGGTTAACGGAAGCTACGGATGAGGAGAAAAATCTGATTGCCGGTCAACTTTATTTTTTCCGTGCATGGTGGCACTTTGAAATGATGCAATATTTTGGCGGATTGCCCTATATTGATACAGTCTTATCTGCTACAGAGAAAATGTCTTTGCCACGTCTGAGTTATCAGGAATGTGCGGATAAAGCGGCAGCCGATTTCCGTATGGCAGCGGATTTGCTTCCTATTAATTGGGATAACACAACTGTTGGCAAACAAACCGCGGGTAAGAATGATTTGCGTATCAACAAGATTATGGCATTAGGCTATCTGGGCAAGAATTATCTTTGGGCTGCCAGTCCTTTGATGGAGCATGGTGCGCAGCTAGGTGGAAGCAATACTTACAATTACAATACAGAATATGCAAAAAAAGCTGCAGAGGCATTCGGAGAGTTACTGACACTTGTCGAAAGCGGGCAGACGCAATATGCATTGGCGCAGTTTGATTATAGTGATATTTACAATCATACCAAATCGGCATCTGCTTCTGATAGTTATTCTGAAATATTCTATACTACTGGTCAGAACTGGAAAATGCCGGGTACTACAGAAGCTATTTTCCGTGGTCCGTCCGAAGACTTCAACGGTAGTAACTGGAATATGACCAAATTGTGGGGACCTAAAATTTATGGTTTGGTTGAACATGATAATATCATTCACCAGCCTACCGCCAACTATGTGAATTTGTATGGTATGGAGAACGGTTTGCCATTGAGTGAAGATGAAACAAAATCCGGTTTTAGAAAGAATTTTCCATTTAGAAATCGTGATGCCCGTTTTTATCATGACATAGTTTTTGACGGATTCCATTATGTCAATGCAGCTATTCCTGAAGCAGACAAGGAATTCTTGCGCTATTGCACCCTGTATACGGGTGGAGCTATGAGAGCCGTGGCCAATGCCAGCCGTACCGGCTATTTCATCCAGAAATTAGTACCGCATCAGGCTAATAAATATGATGGGCTCTATAATTGGTCGGGTAACCTGCATACATACTTACCTTACATGCGTTTGGCGGATATTTATCTGATGTACGCTGAAGCTTGTGCGGCAGTAGATGGTGCTGCAGGTAAATCTACGAATTTTGGTAAAACGGCCGAAGATGCGATCAATACTTTGCGTAAACGTGCGGGAGTAGGCCCTGTTGGTGGAGGAGAGCCGGGTGATGAAAAAGGTACTCTTTGTCCGGAATATATTTCTAATTCCCAGAAATTTATGGATGAAGTTCGTCGTGAACGTGCTGTCGAGTTGTCTTTCGAAGGTTTCCGCTTTAACGATTTGCAGCGTTGGTTGCTGCTGACCGAAGAACCCTATACTATTAAGACTTCACAAGAATTCGAACGTGTAGAGAATGAAGACTTTTATAAGAATAATGATCCGGCAGAGGCAGAAGTGAGAAACTTCCGTGAGGTGACTATTTTGAAACGGGTATTTGGAACGAAGCATTACTGGTTCCCCTTATTGGATAATGACGTGTATCTGTATGCTGAATTCCCGCAGAATCCGGGATGGTAA